The genomic region acacacacatatatatatatatatatatatatatatatatacatatgtatatatgtatttacatatgtatatatgtatttatatatgtatatatgtatttacatatgtatatacatatgtatatttacatatgtatatgtatgtacataatatgtatatgtataaatatatatatacacacatactatatatacacacacttgtatatatataaatatgtatatatataaatatatatatacacactatatatctatatacacacttctatatatatatttatataatatgcacacacacacacacacacacacacacacataaatatatatatatatatatatatatatatataaatatatatatatatatatatatatgcatttatatatatgtatatatgcatatatatatatgaatatatattatatatatatagatatatatatatatataatgtatacatgcgtgtatatatatgtatatatatgaatatatatatatatgtatatatatatatatataaaagcatagatgtatatatatgtacacatacacacgaaaacacacacatacatacatattatacatatttatgtatatacatatacatatatgtcagtcTGAGTATATGTGTACCCGCATATTTATGTAGAATTGGTGTCTCAAATCCGCCTGGCGCGAACTGCCTCACACTCCGGCATCAAAAATAACATttcttttcagcttttttttcttcctttaaatgAAGACTCGTTAAGTATTCGAAAATCCAGGACGTGTCGTGATCTTATTGACTTGCAGTTATTTATTCGAACATGTGTTTTTTGTGCGAATTGCTTGTGCATGTTGGTgatctttttttctcatattatttAGATTAAGTTGTAAGATCGTTCTTGTTTTTCATAAAACACGACTTGCAATGATTTGACCTTGTCCTTAGTTTTAACATtcttgcacacgcacgcacgcacacacacacacacacacacacacacacacacacacacacacacacacacacacacacacacacacacaacgtttgGAATAGGGAAATCATATAAACAAGTAATTTAAAATTCTGTTTATTTGTAAAATCTTATCTAAATACTCTGGTATAAATAGTTTTGACTGTAATCCTACCATATGAATGTAAGAAATCTAGACTAgtcataatataaacattattgtaTTCCACTGCTGAATAATTATGGCAAAATAACCATCCTCATTTCCTCAGTCTCTTTACTGAAGAAATTCCAAGACTCTGAGCCCATTGAACAAGGGGTCTGTTgctaaactctttttttttttttattaaacgtcATCTCTTtaacataaaaatgatgattaaatacaaaaataatgataacaataaccatgtaacagtcataataataataataataataataataataataataataataataataacaataataatgacaaatgtaaACTGAATAATATCTCtccaatttttttatttctttatgacCAATCTGGAAATTTCCAtcaaaaacctaaaaaaaatcgTTTTGTTTCGGAGCTTCGGTCTGCGTGTCAAGTACAGCCTCACCTCGATAATGTGAATGCGAGATCGACTCTACTTcgaaacacaaacgaacaaacaaaccggAGCTCGTTTGTAATGTCAGATTTATAATcttaaacgaagaagaaaaaaataatattcctgCAACTTACATTAGTGACTTGTCTTTGGTGAAGCTTTGCTATAACATACAGAGGTAAATAGGCAGAGGAGGAGTCGATAAGAaaaaacacactttttttttcttttctctctgacgAGGCAAAGAGCATCTCGAAGTCTTGCCTACATTGCAACGTTTTGCATGTCAATAAGTGCATAGCGTAGAGAACTCATGAAATATTAATTGCATAAAAGGAGTTGCTTTTACATTTTTCTGAGTGCATAGTAAAGAAAATTATTAGCTTCATTAAGGCATAAGATCCACTATGTGATCTTTCGGTACATTAAACACTCAATAACAATGAACGaagaatatatcattattacctccctgtatatgtttgtatattgctTTTTTATTTAGACCTAGCACTGAAACCTCTCTGACGTTTGTTCACAAGGCCGAATTTTGTTAACAAAGAACACTGCGTTTCCGAGATGTGTTTTTCGATAAAACGGTTCCTTTACTCGAATCCACGAAAGGCCGATGttagagaagaagtgagagcgaAGCTTGGGGCCGGAGAAGCGCCTCGGGCGTCGGGAGCGGGTCAGGACTCCAGCAGCGAGGTCCTCCGCCCTGCGCCCGAGGAACGGAGGCGCGGGAGGGCGTCTCGCGGGGACACGAGGGACGGATGCATGTCAGGGACTCGCATTCGTCGATGGGCGCAGCCCAGACGTCAGGGATCTCAGGGTGTAGCGGTGTgggcgggggcgtgggcgggggccgGTGGTCCGCGGGCCTCAGAGGGACACCAGCTTGGGCGGGACGGAGTCGGGCGACGACAGGTCCGAGGACGACGAGCGCTGCTGCGAGCCGCAGTTGTTGGACGCGCTCGACACGGCGGGCGCCGACACCACGGGCGTGCTCAGCGGCGTCAGCCCCGTGTGCAGGGGCGTGAGGCCCGTGCCGCTGGTGACGGGCGTGAGGCCGGTGCCGCCCTCCATCATCGACTCGAAGTTCAGTCCGCGCAGTCCCGCCGAGGGCGTCTCGATGGGCACGCCCAGGTCGGCCACGCTGGGGGGGCGGAGGGCCACGGGCGCCACGTTGAGGCTGGTGGGTCGGCTGGGCCGGTTGAGGCTGCCCTCGCCCTTGGGGCGCCGGAGGTCCTCCTCGTGCTCCATCGGCTCCTCCTTCACCGCGGGCTCCTCCTCCAGCAGCATCTCCTTCTTGAGCAGGCGAGCCGAGTGAGCGGCGGAGGCGCTGACGGCGATGGCGGCGGCGGTCGTGGTGTTGGTGCCGCTGGTGAGGCTGTTGGCCGTCGTGGACGCCATCTGCTGGCGGCGGCGGCACACGGCCTTGTGGGTGGCCAGGAGGAACTCGAGCTCGTCACGCTGCTGCTGCAGGAGCTGGATCTCCTGCTGCAGgccgttcttcttctcctcgagcTCGTCCGTCTCGTCCTGCAGGGTGTTGGTCTGGTCCAGCCGCCGCTTCCGACACCGGGCGGCCGCCAGCTTGTTGCGCTCTCGGCGGAGCGAGcggcgctcctcctcctccagggacagctgtgggagagagagagggacggtcaGCCTTGGTTATGCCATCGCACCACACCGTCTTAAATACACGCGCTAAATGCATTTAACATACATCACAGCGAACAAATAAGTAAATTACCTATATATCCCTGTAtctctatataaaaaaacacaggttaccataaatatctacatacattatgtgcacgtatatgcacatgtgtacgtatacacacacacacagtgctcaCCCATAACTATACAAAATAGGTTACACAactcaagagagacagacaggtataaaTAGATCTCTCGACACAATGCAATCAGGTATAAAAGGGCCGGCCAGATagcgagaggtgggaggaagaaaacCAAATagagataacaaagataaaaataattgggAAACAAAGTGCAGGTATGAACTTTAAccgagataaatagacaaatgaataaagtCACGAATAAacaaagtaggagaagaaaaaagaaagaaaaataaacgtaaaCATCCTAAACAAACcactgaaaataatgaagaaaatgcacAAATACCAATCAAGGCTAACCTACACcggaataaacagagagaggtggaagcacgaaggaaggagacgaaatgggggattggagagggagaagaggggaatagtgaggagagggagaagagaggaagagtgaggagagggagaagaggggaatagtgaggagagagagaagagaggaagagtgaggagaaggagagaggaggggtgaggagagggagaagagaggagtgaggagagagagatgagaggaatagtgaggagagggagaagagaggaggagtgaggagagagagaagagaggaagagtgaggagagggagaagagaggaggagtgaggagagagagaagagaggaagagtgaggagagggagaaagaggaggggtgaggagaagagacggaggagaagaagggagaagggagatgaatagggggggagtgggaggggagagagggggaggagaggcagctgggtggagagaggggagtggaggggagggggataaaggagttaaaggagggcgagggaaaagcaaaggaagaaaagagaaggcgagaacagagaaacaaaagagaataagaaaggagagagaaagacacgagggaaggaaagaaaacaatagataagaaagggaaaggacagaaaaagaaaggaaatgggggaggggaggggaaggaaagggagaggaaagggaaaaatgagagaaacggggaagagggagaaaggaaagagaggaaaggaaaaaagaaaaagagaaaaagggaaaggaagagagaaagagaggaaacagaaaataaaaaagggtgtcaaaagtgaaaagggaaaaaaagagataaaagggaacggaggaggaaagaagaagaggacagggaaaatgagaagatggaaagagaggaaaggggaaagagagaggaagggggaagaggttggTGCAAAGTGACGCCTGCCAGAGAGTGTGGTTGCATTACTGGATACAACGTGGAGAAAGAgggcaggggtaggggtggggggtgggggagagggaggttacaGGGCATGAGTGCATGGCAGTAGggtacgaagggagggaaggggtgggggttgggttgagggtagaagtgggaggggggaagaggggaaggggggaaggggaagaagcgaACGGAGACAAaatcccttcatccttccttccaaaCAAGGACTTCTGAAGtcaaaagacaaaggaaataaaataaaaaagaaacagggcACACAAAGTGAGtaagaaatataagagagagagagagagagagagagagagagagagagagagagagagagagagagagagagagagagagagagagagagagagagagagagagggagagtaagacagagagagagagaggaagacatagagagagaggaagacagaaggagggagggagggagggagggagggagggagggagggagggagagagagagagagagagagagagagagagagagagagagagagagaaacagtacgTTCGAAAGTTCACGGGATGCACAAAGTCAATTAGTCAAGTCAGAAGCTCTCCGCGTGAGTATGAGTCAGGCGCCCTCGCTGACTCATCCCGACCCGCGACACTGATTCATgagatacccccctcccctcccctcccctcctcttccttctcccttaccccctcccctcccctcctctcccttctcccttaccccctcccctcctctcccttctgccttaccccctccccctgactCCCCCCGAACGATaccttcctccactcccctcccttcacccttacccccccactcccccgaacgattccctccctctatcccctcccctcccactcctctgagcaatacctaccctcccccctgcccctaccccctcaccccaatCCCTCTTGCTTCTCCAtctgttgctcctcctcctccttcttctcttcctcttcctcttcttctcttcctcttcttccttctttccccccacttcctccccatcttctcccttctctccgccCGTATTCTacgacacacagacatactctcACTCAcggtacacaaacaaaaacaaaaacacacacattcataaacacacaaacaaacacacagacacagacagacagacacacacacctcgaGGGATCTTTCTCGTAACAACACTATTCAGAAGGTAGATACGTACGTGTTATCTTAGCTATAATACCATTCGTCTATCAACACATTAGggacacttcccccccccccccttctactccaGTCCCCTtcggccctctcccctcccccctccccggtcTTCAAATAACGGTAGTCGAagcaaaacgtttttttttttctttttctgtcaccGTTTTCACTCAAGGTTACCGGAATACCAAACGTTAGTGAGGGCGACTGACGTGCATGTCTGTgtttacaaactctctctctctctctctctctctctctttctctttctctttctctttctctttctctttctctctctctctctctctctctctcatgcagacTGACAAGgccggacggacagacggacggacgcgCGCGAGCacgaaaatactactactacaaaaaaataataaaaaataaaggaggagaagaagaagaagaagaaagaagaaaaagaagaaagaagaagaaagaagaagaatcaaacaaacaacaCCAAACGTCCCAACCAGCGCCACCACAACCAGACTCGATCCACACCCGAGCCTCGCGAAGCAACCAGAAAGGGGCCAGAGCGCTCTCGCAACCAAGAGAGGAACGTAACCCGAGCGCCGAACGGGAGCGCTGAAGGTGCACGTGTACTAAGGCAGGAGTTCGAACGTCACTTGAGAAAATGATGAAAGGAgttgctcctcttccttccgttcgagggagggaaaggggggcggggggggacgtAAATCTTTCCCAGTTCAATCTCATCGGCGTCAATCAAGCGAGAGATTCGGGCAAATGCggataagtataaatacataaggGCTTAATAAAGCGGATATGTCAAGTTATTTGCCCAAGCACGAAGGCAAGCACGCGCCGAGTGCATGGGAGTGCGCATGATTAATGACTGTGATTTTTATATAAGCTAATTTAAtgtcctttatgtatatatatatatattttttcctgttttctattTGGATTGCGTTGTTATAATAGCCGTAACTACTGTATTACAaatcatagagaaaaaaaaaaaaaaaaaaaaaaaaaaaatatatatatatatatatatatatatatatatatatataatcagtagtagtagcattgtttgaaagatcattatcaccattaccatcatcatcattattattaacattattatcattattattaacattatcatcattaatattaacattatcatcagcattattattaacattatcatcattaatattaacattatcatcatcactgtttatTCTTTCGAGGGGAAAACAACGAAACATTGAGCTGGAAACCTATTGTATAAAAAACATTAAGTTTAGACCTTCACGTACCCTGCTCTGGCTTCCTGTTTGCTACCTGTTACTTGTCCTGTTACCTGTTACTGATCTTAGTATCTGTTACTTGTACTGTTACCTGTTACTTATCTTATTATCTGTTACTTGTACTGTGACCTGTTACTTATCTTATTATCTGTTACTTGTACTGTTACCTGTTACTTGTTCTGTGCTGTTACCTGTTACTCGTTGTCTGTTAACCTGCGATGTTATGACTTCTTTCCCAATATGCAAATGTTATGACAAATCGGATGGGAAAAACGAACTCAAATCCGGTTTAAATTTCCTACTCTATAAGatgagataaaataatataattgaagaagaaaaggaagaaaaaaaaaaaaacgcaaaaacggAATCGAACACATGCCCGAcggaaacaaaaatcataaaactcATTTACAGAATCGAACACCCAATTCCAATTTTGAATAAAACTTCAtcaatgattttttatttatctatttattcacccaATTCCATCCACAACCTAGAAAAAATGTCTAACCACcgatctttcctatttttttttttttttttttaattacagaaATCATCTACGGAATCGAACACCCAATTCCATccacaaacaagacaaaaaaaaaagtccaatcaCCGatctttcctatcttcttttttttaattacggAAATCATCTACGAAATCGAACACCCAATTCCATCcacaaacaagacaaaacaaaagtcCAATCACCGatctttcctatcttttttttttttaattacggaAATCATCTACGAAATCGAACATCCGCCCTGCAAATCCGCAATGTCACGACCGCGTATTCCGACCGAGTGGACGAGGGTGTAGTGAGAGGTATACAAAGGTCAGGCTCGTTACGACGATGCGGACACACCTCGTCCGTGCGGGTACATGTGTACTCGAGGCCATTGCCGCTTTATccactcctcctatcccccccccctcctctctctctctctctctcgtctctttcgctctttccttgTCTCCGTTTTCGCTTGGATTTTGACGGTTTTTTGTGAATCATTCTGTACGTCggtatcttgctctctctctctctgtctttgtctacctgtctctttgtctaccagtctctgtcctctctctctctctctctctctctctctctctctctctctctctatatatatatatatatatatatatatatacatatatcaatctatctatctccttgttcttcttcaaaCACAGGAAAAAACATCCGGCAACAGACCCGTGTCAAGAACCAGCTTATCAATGTCTCGATTATCACAACAAGTTATATACATTAGACGcgtctcccaccctccttcctcccctccctccctccatccctccctctctctgtccgtctcccatcctcctttctttcctccctccctctccgtccgtctcccaccctccttccttccctccctctctctgtccgtctcccaccctccttcctcccctcccctcccttcctctctctgtccgtctcccacccttcttccttccctccctccctccctcactctgtccgtccctccttccttccctccctgtcccgcCATTTCCGTGTCTgtccgttactctctctctccctcttccatcttccccttctccttctttccttccttccctccctctttccctcactgcAATTTATTTTATTCACACGTGTAAAATCTGTCCTAATCCTATTCTACTTGCATTCATAATCTGCCACACTTATACGTAAATATCCAAATTGCCACGCCCTTTCTAAGCGCATAAGGATAATAAGGTCACGTGATCTCTCTTGTCCTAATGAATTCTCCCCCAAAACATGTGACTGATGACGTCACCGCTTGGCATAACGCATGACTAAGACGATCGTGGATGTGTAACGATACTTGATTTCTTGCTCGTTatcgggaggagagggggtgggagggagaagtgtggggggggggcaggaggaggaggaagagaaggagaaggagaaggaggaagaggtggaggagtggggggagaagggggcaggaaggaggaggaggaggaggaggaggaggaggaggaggaggaggaggaggaggagggggaaggggaaggggaaggggaggggtggtggtggaggaaggccggagggaggaagtgaacaaagtgaagaaagaaaCCACCCAACAGCACGGCGatgacaaagaaatacaaaatcaaccaaaggaaagaaaacaaacgaaacaaaaaccaaaaaaaaaacagaaacagaatcacttgaaaaaaaaaaaaaaaaaaaaaaacgtaacaaaaaCCCCACAGACCAGAGAagaatcttacaaaaaaaaaaataataataataacaaataaaaataaaaaaataaaaaaaataataaaataataataaaagcaacaataataataaaaacaaacagccaaccaCTTACTCCGAAATTTACCTTCTCGTCCTTCACTGGCCTCCGCCCCCCGGTCCTCCTGACGGGAGCTTGCTGGATTTGGGCGGGCATGTTCAGCGCCTGTCCCGGATTCGCCGAAATGAGACTCGATTGTGGGCGTACCTGCACAACGCCCGTAGCTGAGGACACGGAGGACGctgacgaagacgaggacgaggtcGGCGCCGGCACCTGCGTCAGAGTTCCGCCGCCCCAACACTTGCTGTCCACGGATATGTAGGTGCTGcctgtgaggaggagagaggaggaggacgggggggttAGACGCGGGGGGGTGAGACTGCCCTGGCTACcgacgggtttttttttttttattattatttgtctgtttatttgtctatatatacgtgtgagggagggagagggggggagggagggagagggggaggacggagggagggagggagggagggacggagggagggaaagagagagagagagagaagagagggcaaaaagaaagaaccgaaaaaaaaatgaaaaacaaacaaaacaaacaaaaacagaaacctGTAAAAAGAggcaaagcaggagagagagagagagagagagaaagagagagagagagagagagagagagagagagagagagagagagagagagagagagagagagagagagagagagaaaggaaacaataaGCCAAAAAAAGCCAGAAAACATCAGAAGAAGACGTACAGCGGCCGACAGACGgacaaaaaagggaaggaggtagagagggcgaGGTGCACATAACCGCCAGGTATTGTACAGCATAGAGGTTGCACACGACTCGCCTCATGCCAAATACGGCCACATACCACCACAGACGGAGGGCGGCCGGCGGCGGGAAAGTAGGCGAcgtcgatagatagacaaatagatagatggggaggCGGATAGAGAGGGCAAGTGGAGGGGGAGTGAAACGTGacgtgtatgtttctatatattgtACAATTAACATGTAAAGACACATTTGTCTGgctatacatgtaaatgtgtgcgtgtgtgttcatgtaaatatatacatatgtaagtatgtgtatgtatgtacgtaataaaaaatgtatacatatacatatatataatataacatacatatctacataatccataaatacctatatacatgtacatatgcatttatatatgtacatgagataagaaatgaaaagaaaaaaaaaaacataaaactgaaCTATAACTACCTTAAATCAAttaaaaaacgaaacagaaaaagaaaaaaactcactgGCTGTGGGCTGGACGAGCGGAGGAACAAAGCCCgcctggtttgtgtgtgtttcgggCTGAGGGACACTCGACAGCTCTAAAAAGGTCTGTTCGATGTTCCTGAGGGTGGTGGGCGTCAAGGTGGGCGTGGTACGGGTGGGTACGCCGCTGTGCACGCCCTCCAGAGAATTCagctgtgggagagagagagagagagagagagttagaaggatGATAAAAATCGCTAAAAATAACTGCGTGACGGTGATCTGGTCATGATCACTTTTTGTTCATTCTTAGTTAtgattagttttctttttcttttttatgaacgTGTGAcggtaatctatttttttttcttggttatgataacgttgtttttttgtatgtgtttttatttcttataaaagCGCGACGATGATCTAATTCTGGTGTTTATTTTTAGTTGTTAGTTATGATAACGTATTCAAAGTTGTTTTGTGATTAGATCAAATAGTTATACAGATAATTGCAATATGGAACGTTTTTATTGTAAGCACCAAGTTCCTAgtcggggagggaaaagaaaaaggaatgggaagggaaagagaaggagggagagagggagagagggagagaggagagagagggaggaggagagagagagagagagagagagagagagagagagagagagagagagagagagagagagagagggggggagagagagagggagagagggagagagggagagagagggagggagaaggagggagggagataggtagggggggggagagagagagagagagagagagagagagagagagagagagagagagagagagagagagagagagacagagagagagagagagagatagagagagaggggggagagggagagggagagggagggagagggagggagagggagagagagggagggagggagggagggagggagagagagagagagagggagggaggggagggagggagagggagggagagagggagagggagagggagagggagaaggagagagagagagagagagagagagagagagagagagagagagagagagagagagagagagagaggggggggggggggggacttggcgCCTACACAAATTCATTATCGAAAGCGTTGCTGGGTTGTTGTTAAAATAGAAATCAGGAGAAAAAGAATCTTAATTGCCTACATTAGTTCCCCTTGACACTAagaatagaaaacacacacacacacacacacacacacacacacacacacacacacacacacacacacacacctatatataaatagatcatgccatttttttccttttcccctttcatcgTAAACAGttattacgtaaatatatatcatattt from Penaeus chinensis breed Huanghai No. 1 chromosome 39, ASM1920278v2, whole genome shotgun sequence harbors:
- the LOC125046386 gene encoding transcription factor kayak-like isoform X3, with the protein product MNSWHRPYPSVPEQDIRHYQHHHYDQPQHPQQHSYQYHQNLQHIHHYQQQQQQQQQQQQQQQQQQLNSLEGVHSGVPTRTTPTLTPTTLRNIEQTFLELSSVPQPETHTNQAGFVPPLVQPTASSTYISVDSKCWGGGTLTQVPAPTSSSSSSASSVSSATGVVQVRPQSSLISANPGQALNMPAQIQQAPVRRTGGRRPVKDEKVNFGLSLEEEERRSLRRERNKLAAARCRKRRLDQTNTLQDETDELEEKKNGLQQEIQLLQQQRDELEFLLATHKAVCRRRQQMASTTANSLTSGTNTTTAAAIAVSASAAHSARLLKKEMLLEEEPAVKEEPMEHEEDLRRPKGEGSLNRPSRPTSLNVAPVALRPPSVADLGVPIETPSAGLRGLNFESMMEGGTGLTPVTSGTGLTPLHTGLTPLSTPVVSAPAVSSASNNCGSQQRSSSSDLSSPDSVPPKLVSL
- the LOC125046386 gene encoding transcription factor kayak-like isoform X1; this encodes MLVSESEQVTRRKFSRRESKQPLSTMFTRAQAAATTTAASKPSATTTAALPPTTTTNPVDSAATTNTSAASSDVVPSVSLTITAVATSLPDSFSTVPALDTPTITNLVLNSLEGVHSGVPTRTTPTLTPTTLRNIEQTFLELSSVPQPETHTNQAGFVPPLVQPTASSTYISVDSKCWGGGTLTQVPAPTSSSSSSASSVSSATGVVQVRPQSSLISANPGQALNMPAQIQQAPVRRTGGRRPVKDEKVNFGLSLEEEERRSLRRERNKLAAARCRKRRLDQTNTLQDETDELEEKKNGLQQEIQLLQQQRDELEFLLATHKAVCRRRQQMASTTANSLTSGTNTTTAAAIAVSASAAHSARLLKKEMLLEEEPAVKEEPMEHEEDLRRPKGEGSLNRPSRPTSLNVAPVALRPPSVADLGVPIETPSAGLRGLNFESMMEGGTGLTPVTSGTGLTPLHTGLTPLSTPVVSAPAVSSASNNCGSQQRSSSSDLSSPDSVPPKLVSL
- the LOC125046386 gene encoding transcription factor kayak-like isoform X2, which codes for MLVSESEQVTRRKFSRRESKQPLSTMFTRAQAAATTTAASKPSATTTAALPPTTTTNPVDSAATTNTSAASSDVVPSVSLTITAVATSLPDSFSTVPALDTPTITNLVLNSLEGVHSGVPTRTTPTLTPTTLRNIEQTFLELSSVPQPETHTNQAGFVPPLVQPTASSTYISVDSKCWGGGTLTQVPAPTSSSSSSASSVSSATGVVQVRPQSSLISANPGQALNMPAQIQQAPVRRTGGRRPVKDEKLSLEEEERRSLRRERNKLAAARCRKRRLDQTNTLQDETDELEEKKNGLQQEIQLLQQQRDELEFLLATHKAVCRRRQQMASTTANSLTSGTNTTTAAAIAVSASAAHSARLLKKEMLLEEEPAVKEEPMEHEEDLRRPKGEGSLNRPSRPTSLNVAPVALRPPSVADLGVPIETPSAGLRGLNFESMMEGGTGLTPVTSGTGLTPLHTGLTPLSTPVVSAPAVSSASNNCGSQQRSSSSDLSSPDSVPPKLVSL
- the LOC125046386 gene encoding transcription factor kayak-like isoform X4, whose product is MLVSESEQVTRRKFSRRESKQPLSTMFTRAQAAATTTAASKPSATTTAALPPTTTTNPVDSAATTNTSAASSDVVPSVSLTITAVATSLPDSFSTVPALDTPTITNLVLNSLEGVHSGVPTRTTPTLTPTTLRNIEQTFLELSSVPQPETHTNQAGFVPPLVQPTASSTYISVDSKCWGGGTLTQVPAPTSSSSSSASSVSSATGVVQLSLEEEERRSLRRERNKLAAARCRKRRLDQTNTLQDETDELEEKKNGLQQEIQLLQQQRDELEFLLATHKAVCRRRQQMASTTANSLTSGTNTTTAAAIAVSASAAHSARLLKKEMLLEEEPAVKEEPMEHEEDLRRPKGEGSLNRPSRPTSLNVAPVALRPPSVADLGVPIETPSAGLRGLNFESMMEGGTGLTPVTSGTGLTPLHTGLTPLSTPVVSAPAVSSASNNCGSQQRSSSSDLSSPDSVPPKLVSL